AACGAACCCAAAGACAAAAAATCACTAGCCAACTATTTTTATGCTCTTTTATAGATTGCTGGCTTTTAAATTGTTATTAATTAAAAATCTTTATTCAATGATGAACTAACATTGCTATAATCCGACTAAAAAATATAGAAGTATACACACACTATACTTCTATATTCTGTATCCAAAAAAAATCTAATTAAACATTATTGGTTGGTGGCATGTTAACCGTCGGCTAAAGCACACCTAAACATTCATTGTATTTTCGCTAAGCTCACTTCTTTTCAATAACAGGTGTAAGTCATGCAAACCAATCGAGCACAACAATGGCTGAGTTTAATTCGCCAACAACCTACGTCTGGTCTAAATATTCAAGGTTTTTGCCAACTTAGCGACCTCCACATTTTATAAATACCGCAAGCTATTAACAGCCCAATTTAGCTTTAGTAAAGTGACGATTCAAGCTGAACAAATGACACATCAGAATATGAAAGAGTGTAATGATTTTTTTCATTACACTTAAATCGCCGTTAACGACATTAATTGGGAATTGCTGTTTTAGCTTTTATGACTTATGTCGATTTAAACCCCATTTGTGCCAAAATGGCAGATACACCGGAAACCTCTGATTTTACCTCTATTCAGGAACGATTAGGAATAGCCCCTGCTATACCTAACATTGAGCAAGAAACGACACAAGCAAAGCAGACTCAAGTCGATTCAAAACAATCCAATTCAAAAGTAACCCATCCGTTAAATCCAGTTCGTAACGCTGAGTTATTACCCTTTGTTAAATCAAATCAAGAACTAGCACCCAATTTTAAACGGGATGCCAGTCATATTCCATTTTCGTTAATTGATTATGTCCAATTAGTCGATTGGACTAGCCGTCAAATCCGCCAAGATAAACGTGGATTTATTCAATCTAATATCCCTTCCATTGTCCAACGATTAGGCTTAACAGATGAATCTTGGCTTGAATTTGCCAGTTCCATTGAAACAAATTTTAGCCATTCCATTGGTCAGGCGGTTCAATTACAACACTATGCTAAAGCCCATCAACTCAAACGCGTCAAAGGCATCACCAAAACAAAGCAGCGGCTGCAGACCTAAATTCAAATAAAACCAAAGCCCTTATTTTAACACGCAATTTAATTGCCGACATGCTTGTGCCTGAAATTTACCAATAATACTAAAATCTATTCCAATACGGCTGAATTTCACCCGTCAGCAGCTAACTGATACAATATATCAAACACATCCGCTAAATGACTGCCAAGATTAAAAACTTCATTAATAAAACAATGCATACAAAGGGGAAAAATCACTAACCAACTGATTTTATAATCTTTTATAAATGGCTGGCTTTTAAACTTTATTTTTGGCAGGGTTTAAAAAACGAATTAGTTATGGCCTTATCTTTATATTACATGGTGCCTCAACTTTATTTTCATTCCCAAGATACTTAGAACCTTTTGACAATATGTTGTTTTTTGCAGCATGGCCTATGTGGGCAGCTTGTTTTGCACTTTATTTATTACGAGATTTAGATACCTTATTTACTGTGCGAGCAAAAAGCTAAAAGCATTTAATCTTAATACAAGATAAATTTATGTCTCGACAGCCTTAAAAACAGCGTAGCGGACAATTGTCCGCTACGCAGGGCAAACAAAAAAAGCATCTAATCGTTACCTATCTTGTAAGGCTAATTTGGGTTAGTGTATAAGATAGATCACAATGAACGTAAGCGAATCTAACCGTAAATTAACCTACTCTGCTCTGTGCAAATAACTAGGAATAATAGCAACAGACTCCGGTGCTGTGTAACTCATACTCGCATCCGCACTAATATCCCCACCACTGCTGTTGATAATGTTATCAAATCGCATAACAAGCGAGTTTGACTTTTCAGCAACATACAAATCTTTACCTGTGTACATAATATCTACTGGATTACCAAGCTGACTATTTACACCAGCAATTCTTACACTCATATCCGTTAAACCAGAAGCATTAGACGCTGAAGGCAATACATAAAGCTTACCATCAGCAGGATCGGCCGCGCTGCCGACATCTGAAACAATTAAAGAATTTGTAGCCGGATCATAATCAATACCATGAATATTGGTCGGCGCAGTCACAGCAGTACCTGAAATAGCAGGGATAATTGTTCTATCCTGACCGTTAACGCTTGTTTGACCAGCTAATATTTTGGCGTTTACTTGATCAAATACTGCAATAGAGCCATTGGTTAAGGCAACATAAGCTCGATCTGTATGTGCATCGTAGTCTACATCCCATGGTCTTGCTGAATCTGCAGGGATCAAGCTAATGAGTGGTGTCACATTACCAGCTGCACAAGTTGAATAAATCAAAATAGCTGGCGTGTTCGCATTATTTTCAGCCACTAATATTAAGCCTTGATTTGACGCAACATCTAAACCTTTAGGTGATATCAGCCCAGTATCAGCCCCCATAATCATTCGATCTCGAGATTCGGTATAACTACCAGCTGAACGCTCAACCGCAACACGATTACCAATAATAATCCCCCCCGTCGATGTATTAGGGTTATCAAAGCTAGTGTAACTGTCGCCAGCTAAATCAAACACCACACTTTCTATGCTCATGGTACTGTCAAAGCTTGTTGACTGGGCATTTAAGGCACTACTAAATTGAGCTATTTGACCTGTTGTAGCGCCCGCTGTACCCGGATTACTACTCACTGCTACGCCCAATAAACTCACCCCTGTTTGCCAAGTATCTGAAATATCCGAATACATCAGTTTAGATTTGGCTTGAACCAAAGACTCAGGTTTGCTGGTTTGTGTTGATAGATCAGGCTTAATGTCGCCACTTGGGCCACTGTAAATGTTTGAAAAAACTAAAATAGCATCATTGGATTTTTCTGCGACTCGTAAATCACTACCAGATAAAACAATATCTACCGGATTACCCAACATGCTCATAGGACCTGCAATTTCTCTGTCTACCGGGGTCATTCCATCGACTGTTGAGGCATTGCTAATCACAAAAATTTTACCATCAGAGGCCGAACTTGCATCTCCGACATCACTCAACACTAGCTTGTCTAATAACCTATCGTATGTGATGCCATGAATGTTAACTGAGGTTTTTACCTGCTCTGAATCACTTGGCGTAATGGTGCGTGCTGGCATCGCAACATAATCGCTTGCTACATAATTATCGTAAACAGCGACTGTTCCGTCAGTTAATGCCACAAAGAGTCTGTCGTTTACTTCATCATAAACTAAATCCCAGGGCTTAGCGGTTGTGGGGGTTTCAGCTAATGGAGTAACATCTCCAGCAGCAGCTGAGCCAAACACACTTACTTGCATCGCATTAAAATCAGCAATCAAAATCAACCCTTTGCCTTGCGCAAAATGGATCCCTTTGGGATTAACCAACCCCGTATTAGCGCCACTAATATCGCGATCTATATTCGCGTTATACATAGCACCATTGGCTCTGTGTTCAAAGTGACATAAGGTCTTAATACTACCAGCATTTGAATCTCCGGCATGTATTAAATTTTGTAGTGGGTCGATGGCAACGCCTTCGTTGTTACCTGAGGTAAATCGCTTCAGTTGTGCACCATTTTGATTGACCCAATCGATTGTACCTGCATTATCACTACCATTATTTGATAATAAAAATCTAGACTGTACAAATCCAGGTGAACCGTCTTGACCATCTTCACCATCCATTCCAGGGGCACCCATTTCACCTTGAAGTCCCATTTTCCCATCATCGCCATTACACGCGGTGAGAGCAAAAATAACAGATAAACTCACTAGGCTTTTAACTAAGTTTGAAGTGTTTAACTGACCATTTAACGTATTCATTTTCAAGCTCCTTTGAATATATGACTTAACTATCGTATCAGCAGTGCCTGCTCGAACACCGCCTGTCATAATGCCAAACGCGCAAGTCATGAAATTGGATGCAAAATATTTTCAGTTTTTAAACAAATGCGGAATTTAAGGCAAACGAACTATTGGTAGCTATACCAAGGTGATGAGGAATTAATAAACTGCTTAATAAAAACAAAAAAAGCAATCAAAAATAAAAAAACATTTATTTTATTTAAAACTAGTGCCGGGTTATTTGATAATCAATGCTAACACATTCGGCTTGCCGAGCATCTGATTCACTGTAGGTGGGCTGATTTTAAATACTTTTGTCTCTCAGTATGCGCTGGTGCAACCACTCCTGTTTATATAGTAACAGATGAAAGTCAAATATTGACCTTACTTCTGACACCGTTAGCTTTTTTGTTTACAAATTAGCTTTTAATCTAGAGCTTATAAAATTTACAATATGATAATCTTTACTTTTGTTTACTTAAAACCCTTGAATATCTATCATTACGTGGCCAAATTATTCTGCCACCAAACACAGTAACAAAAAGCGAATAGAGTAGCCCAGAACCGCTAGTCCCAGCTACTCAACAAGTTATAGATACAAACAACTATGTGTGCTTAAGGCAACTCAGAATGCCAAATAGGTATTAGGTGTTGTGGGATATTCAATTGTTTGTCGTCAGCTCCTTTCGCAAAATCAGATACCACATAGTGGTTTTCTTGCGACCAGTCAGCTTCAACACGGCCATCGCCTAAAACAATATGACCTAATTTTTGCCTAAACCATTTGGCAAGCGCTTTATATTCAGGATCATAGGCGAGGTTATTACGCTCCAAAGGATCTTTTGCTAAATCATATAAAGCCATGTCAACTTCAGTGTCGTCAGCTTCTAAACCCCATTTAATATTTTTACCAATATCGCTGTCTGGAACCGCATGGTAATAAGGCCGAGTACGCATTGAAAACCTGAATCGTTTAGAATGTAAATAAGCCCGAGGGCCGCTAACCACACTGGTTTCACCCAAAATGTATTCTCGTTTTAAAGCCTTGCCGTTAGCAACCTCTATCAGACTTTGTCCATCTAAGTAATTAAACTCAGCTTGCCCAATATTAATCCCTGCGAGTGACATCATAGTCGGTGCAAAATCAACAAATTCAACCAAATCTTGATTAACAGTGCCTTGAGGCAATAATGATTTATCTGACGCAGCCATAATCACGGCGTTAGCGACAGATTGCTGCCAAGGGCCAGTTTTACCAGCGATTCCATTTTCACCCAAGTGCCAACCGTGATCCCCTATCGTATAAATAATGACCCAGTCTTGATTATGCTTGCGGCTATAGTCTTTAAACGCATTTACAGCTTCTCCAACGAGTTCATCGCCATGTGCAGCAAATGCATAATAATCTTGAATGGCTTGTTGTTTTTCTTCATCCGTGATGCCATCTATCTTCATAGCACGATAAATTTTTTGTAACTGAAGCGGTAGCTTGTTAAGTTCAGCTTCATCAAATTCTGGCAATTTATACTTTTTATTGCTAAAACGTTCTCTTATTGATTTTGGCGGTAAAACCGGAGTGTGGGGCAAATGCAATCCAAGGTTTAAAAACAAAGGTTTAGATGAATCTACGCCTTGACGTGGGTGGCCTGCTAACGTGTTGTACTGCTGATTTTCATTTTGTAAAAAATGCCTTAATTCACGTACAATTTTCGCGTCAATTGTATCGTTTTTCGGGTTCGGATTCACGCCACCAATAATGGTTTTATTACTGCCACGGGTGTAAGCACGTAAAATATCAAACTCTTCATCTGTTTGTTTTATTTGCGCTAAATCATCTGCTGTTAAATCCGTATTATTGCGGCGCACGTGATACTGCCGTGTTGTCCCATCCGCATATTTCACGACTTCTGTTAATCCGGTAATAACTAACTTGCCGTCCACTTTACCGTATCCAGCTTTAACATAAATATCACCCTGATCATATTTTTGAATATCGTGTTTAAAATGCACTCGGGTATCAAACAATTCATCAATATTATAAAAGCCCTGACCCGGCCCCCATCTAAATACATAATGATCATCTTTACCAAAAACCGCAGCGCCATAACCTGCTGATTTAAGATGTTGTGATACAAGTGGTTTAACAAAATCAGGACCCTGATGCGACATTTCAAATGCTAAACGACTTTGCCGAAACGGATAACGACCAGAATGCATAGAAGCTCGAGACGGAGCACAAACCGGTGAATTAGCAAAAGCATTGGTAAACATAACGCCTTGTGCCGCTAAACGATCCGTATTTGGCGATTCGACGTAGCCTAACGGGCTTTCGTCTTGATTATAAACCGCACGATTGTAAGCGCGGATAGAATCTGGACGATGATCGTCTGTTATTATCCACAAAATATTGGGGGGTTGTTTGTTTTTATTCGCCTGAATCTCTTTGCTTGGCTCATCCATAATATTTTGACTGCAGGCCGTCAGCCCAAGCCACCCAATAACAAGCAGCATGGTTTGTTTAAGGCATTTTGTCATTTCGATACTCCATTTTTTCACTATTAATAAAGTGCAATTAAAAATATATATGGAGTATTTGTTACGAGTTACCCAAGCTGACACATTTTTTGTAAGGTACTGAGCCCACTAGTTTGCTTTAATGCCACTTGAGGCATTTCGTCTCAGCTCTAGCTCGATATTTATAGCTGTTACTTCGGCGATGTTATTTGCGTGACGCAAAAAGCTTTACCTTAAAATTTACGTTAAACTTTTTTGTATCGAGCTCGATTGCATATTTTAAACTACAAACAAATAGCTCTAATTGGCAATGTGGCAGCACCTACCGCCACAGGCTGTTGCTTAACACTACTAGGTACAATTTCAGGCAATGGGCGTTTAGTGCCACGCCGAAACTGCGCATAAATTTCAATTTTTGGAATGAGTTTTTCAGCCAGTTCACGGGGGATGTGCCCACCGATAATCAATGCTTGACTGTCTAAAATAGCTGAACAAGCAGTTGCGACAAAATCGAGCGCATCTTGAACTTTATAAGTCCACTCTTCGACCCCAGGCCAATTAATATCAAACGTATTCTGTAAATTGTAAATAGAGTCTATTTCAACTCCATTTTTCAATAAGATTCGTTTTAAAATTTCTAAGTTAGGATGGATATACAATTTTGGTGGAATCATATCACCCAGTTCGCCAGCATTGCCATGCGTACCATGCAAAATATCCCCGTTGGAAATCAATCCCCCCCCAAATGCAGCCGAAATAAATAAATAAACAAAATTTTTATAGTTGCGGCCAACACCCGCCATTCCTTCGCCGGCAGCTGCGGCCGTAGCGTCATTAACAACCCAAGTCGGCAGTTTAAAGTAGTCAGAAAATAACTTACTAATATCCACCAACGCCCAGTCTTCTAATTTATGGTGCGTATTCATTTTGCCATCGGTTGATGTAAAGTAACCAGATATCCCAACCCCCATACCAAGCAATCTATCAGCTGAAAGCGAGTGTTCAGTAATCAACTTATCGGCTAACCTTTCCGACTCATGCAGCACCGTTTTAATACTCATATCCTGAAGCGGCTTTAAACTACTCGCAATAACTTTTCCGGAAAAATCTAAAATCGCAATAGAAATAGCATCCAATAAAACAGAAACACCAATACAGTACGCAAATTGACCATTAAACTCTAAAATATAAGCAGGTTTGCCACGATTACCAACGATTTGCTCACCATTTTTTAAAACATTACGCCCGATAAGCGACTTAACCAAACGAGACATGGTTTGCTGCGGAATCCGAGTGCGCTCAACCAAACTGGATTGCGTTGTATCCTGCTGCCAAAAAACGGTTTTCAAGATATCTCTTTCATTATCTTGAAACAGCTTTTTGCCTTTCCCTAATTCAAAAGCCGGACGTAATAAAGGAATATGATCTGACGATAACAACTTAAATTTCCGCTACAATTAATAATCTATGCAAATAGTCTATCATAAACTCAATCAGCCATACCATTGACATAAATGGCCCTAAAATCATTTACATTAGTATTGGTAGGTCCGGTAATAATTAAGTCATCCAGTTGATCAAAAAAATGATAACTATCATGGTTATACAAATAAGAATCCGGACTTAAACCTTGCTTACTAGCTCTAGTTAAAGTCGATTCATCAATAAATGCACCTGCAACATCTTTACTCCCGTCAACCCCGTCTGTATCACATGATATGGCGCAAATTCCAGAAATACCATCGAGTTCCATCGCCATGGCTAGCATGTACTCTTGATTAGGACCGCCCTCGCCAGTTGCATTTTTAGCTTTCACTGTCATTTCACCACCCGACAATAATAAAATACGCTCACCTTTGCGTTTATATTCAAGTGCAATTGCAGCATGCGCTTTTGCAACCTGCTGGGCATCGCCTTCAATGTCGTAAGATAAAATATGAGTTTTAATACCAAGTTGATGTGCTTGGTTGGCAGCCGCATCTATCGCGACATTCGCATTTGCAATAATAACATTTTGCGTATTGTGTAGATGCTTAGTATCAACTCGCGTACCCCGAGACAAAATTTGCTCAAGCTTGCCTGATACCGGATATTGATACTTAGTCAAAATATCTAAAGCTTGTTGAGGCGTTGTGTGGTCAATAACTGTCGGGCCTGACGCAATCACACTCATATCATCCCCAACCACATCGGACAAAATGAGTGAAGTCATTGATGATCGGCAAACAGCCGCTAACTTACCGCCTTTTAGTGCAGAAAGATGTTTTCTAACAGTGTTAATTTCGGTTATTGAAGCGCCGCTTTTAACTAAAAACTGATGAACTGCGAGTTTTTCACTAAATTCAAGTCCATCAACGGGTACACATGCCAGCGCTGAACCCCCGCCAGATATCAAAAAAACAACCGGAATATTATTTGGTGTTTGTTCAACCAAATTTAATAGTTTTTTACCAGCCAACAAGCTATTTTCATCCGGAGACGGATGCCCAGCAGTTAATACCTCAATTGCACCTGTGTCTTTTTCAGTCTCATAGCCATAACGTGTAACCACTGTGCCATAACAAGCATCACCGAAATAGGCATGGGCTGCTGCAGCCATTTCTGCAGCGGCTTTACCAGCGCCTATAATGCAAACTTTATCGGAGTATTCAATAGTTGATAAATGTGTCGGCATTGCCTGTTCAGCTAAACACGACTGATAGGCTGATTTAAATAAATTTTGTAACAGATTTTTATTGTCTGAGTGCATCATTATATTGTTTCCTATACAAGTAATGGCAAAGTAAAGCAGATAGCTAACATTGCAACAAATGCAGCGAGCATCATAAAACTGTCTTTCCAAGTTAAGATGTGCTGATATTCCGATTTTTCAGGCACAGGCAGCTTCATACCCGGAATTAAATAAGTGACAGCAAAAGAGACGATAAGAGTGATACTTAAACCGATAAAGTTCCACCAAAACCAAAATACATCAGGCAACGCGATAGAGACAATTAAATTACCTATAACCCCAGATAATAAAGCCAGATTAACCGCCTTAGCTCCAATTCGCTTAGTCACCACTGCTAATAAAAACACCCCTAAAATAGGGCCATAAAACACAGAGCCCACTTTATTGATGGCTTCAATAATAGTTGGCGCTATACCACCAGCATACAAAGATAAAGTTAACGTAATAACACCCCAGAAAAAACTAGTATATTTAGCTGTTGATAAATACTGTGACTGGGTTAATTCTTTACCGGTAAAACGGCAATAATCTTCAATTGTTACTGCGGCTAACGAATTAATTGCAGAACTTAAAGACGACATTGCAGCCGCAAGAATAGCAACCACCAACAAGCCAATAATGCCATTTGGTAAATAGTTAAGCATAAAAACTGGCATCATCCAGTCTGGATTATCAGCAGGAATTTGCGCCATGAATTCGGGTGTCGTAAACGCTAATGTGCCAATCACTATCCCAGTAAAACAGTAAAGTAACGTAATTGGAAAGCGTGCAAAACCGTTGGCTAATAACATGATTTTAAGATTTTTTTCGTCTTTTGCGGCCAGTGAACGTTGAGCCTGAGTTTGATCACAACCATAATAAGAGGCGTAAAGCACAACCCCACCGAAAATCATCGGCAGCAAACCAAAACTATCACCAGATATCCCCCACGAATCCGCTTTGATCGCGGTAAGACGAGTCGGATCTAATTTATCGACAAAGGCATCAAACCCGCCTAAATAATATAAACCAAAACCTGCACAAATCATGGTGCCTAATATAATCAGTACTAATTGAATTGCATCGCCATAAACCACCGCTTTCATACCGCCTTGTAAAGAATATAAGACAGTAATAACGCCAGTTAATAAAATAGATTGCCAGATTTCAATACCCAAAGTACCTTGCAAAATAACGGATACCGCATAAACCATAATCCCAGTTGCAAAAGCGCGGCTTAATTGAAACACCAAGCTAATCAGTAATCGAGACGACACCGAAAAACGCTGCTCCAAATAATCATAAATACTAATCACACCTGACCGATAAAGCTTAGGTATAATAGTGGCTAGCAACAATATCATTGCCAGCGGCACGCCCAGCTCATAACTTAGCCAGATCATTCCGCCGCCTTCACGTAAACCAACAAAAGCAGGTGCTGAAATAAAACTAATTGCGGAAAGTTGAGTCGCCATAACTGACAAAGTTAGCGGCTGCCAAGAGAGTGTTCGTCCACCTAAAAAATAATCGTCTTTGGATGTTTGGCCTTTAAAGCAATATCCCATTCCAATTAGCAGAACCAGATAAACCACAACAACGATATAGTCTATGCTATTCATATTACGTACCTTTTTTTGATTAAAAAAAGATCATCCTTGACCTTCAGGTTAGAAAATTAAAAGTCGTAACGGACACGGAATGTGACACGACGCGGCAATATTGGGCGACCAATAAAGTACGCCGAGCTCGAAGCATCACCACCTGCCTGACGCGGAGAACCTTCCGTAATACCTTCTGAATCAAATAAGTTAAATACGCCAACGCTTGCTCTAATTGACTGATTATCTTCTAATGCCAATGTATAACCTGCATCTAATCTGAATAAGTTAAACGCATCCAACTTAATACTGTTCGCATCATTTGCGTAAGCACTGCCAGTATAGCTATGGTACAAACCCGCATCCCATTTTTCACCTTGATAACGCAAACTATTATTCATTGCCAATTTTGGCTTACGAACTAACTCATTACCAACAAATGCAGCATTGCTTTCAAAATCTGAAAACTCATGATCTTGATAAGTCACATTTGAATCCAAATACCATTCATCGGTAATTTTAAAATTAACTGCGGCCTCTATCCCGTAAGCAGTGGTCGATTGCAGCGTAACGCGTTCAACAATGGCGCCCTGCGAATCATTTTCGAATCGAACCGAACGTCTATCATCTAAATCGGCTTTAAATAAAGCCACGCTACCAGATGCCAACCCAGTGAAAAATTTTACACCTAATTCAGCTTGAGTGATTGTTTCTGGCTCATAACTACTAGGCTCACCCAATTCATTAATGCTCACAGAGCGAATTTCGGGGAAGAAGAAACCTTTTGAAACGTTACCATAAAGATTAATCGTATCGTTTAATTTGTAAAGCGCTGCAGCTGATGCCGCAAAATCACTTGCCGAAACATCTACGCTTGAAAACTTGCCCGTACCGATAACAGATTGTTGAAGAGCAGGTGCAAGGGAGTCATCATCGTTGAAAACCACTGCACTTGAACCTTCTCGTGTAACTGTACCTTCAATTTTTTCATAGCGGAAACCTAAATCGAATGTCCACTTGTCGCTATCCATCTGATCAGCAATATAAATAGCTTTTCTTACCGCGCTGGCTTCATTATTTGAATAACTAATTGCGGGTCCAGTTATCCCATTTTGAGAAAAAGTAACCTCATTGCCCTGCTGGCCACTAATACTGCCATCTACATCTTGCACAACTAAATCAATTAATCTTGGTTTGTTATTAAACTCAGCTAAATAACGAGTAATAACATTATCGTCTTCTGCCTCAGCACGAGAAAAAAAACTGCCAACTGTCACATTATGAGTAAAATCTCCCAGATCAAAACTACGCGATAAATTAAGTTCTGTCGAAAAATCACTAACCGGGCGATCTCTATCAAGTACACGATTAGCAAATACTAAGGCGTTTTGATCAACAGCTTGGCCATTGTCCGTATAGGTAAAATTCGCATTGTCGATACTAGGTAAATCTCGGTTGGCTAAATACTCATCTAAAGTTTCAGGCACGTTAATTAAGCCATCACCATCTAAAAATAAATTAAATTGATGATCATATTGAGCAAATTTAGCTTTAGCCAATATTTTCCAATCTTCATTAATATATTTATCTAGCACCACAGAAAATGAATGACCTTTAGTCACAACACCTTCAGAAATAGGTGATTCATATCGTCCATTAGCGGTTTGATAAGCTATATTAGCCGCGTGGCTAGACTGCACTGATTCAACATCTTGCCCGTCGTTACCGGGAATACGCTCATGCGTTTTAGCATCTAACGGAAATGGTAAGAAAAACTGAACGCTGTCATCAATCGATTGGGCATAAACCGTTAAACTACCCGAACCATCATCAAATTCTTTTTTCAAATTACCACGAATTTGATGACCTTTAGTTGGTAAACCTGTATCTAAAGGGCCTTCATCATAGCGGTAAAAACCTGACATGGCATAATACAAACCATCTTTTGAATTAACCGCACCGCTGGTTGCAAAATCTAAACGTGTACGATTGTGATCTGAAACTTCTAGTTGAACTGAGTGTTCTGGGTCATCTGAACCTGTTTTCGAAATATAGTTAATAATACCAGCAACAGAACCTTGTCCAAATAAATTAGATACACCACCCCGTACAAATTCAACCCGCTTGATCCCCAAATCGCTACGGTAGTAAACGTCATACGCTGATGAATTTAAACCAAAAACACTCAATGTTGGTGAGCCATCATACATTAAAGGCGTAAATTGAAATTGACCCGTAGAAGGCAATCCACGCACCTGCAGGTTAGTCGCAACTTCGCCGCCGCCCCCTTCAACTTTAATACCAGGTACCACTCTAAGCGCATCAGCCTGACTACCAGCTGATACTTTAGATAATTCAAATTCACCTAGCGTTGTAACTGATTGTGGCGTATCCGCTTCTAAACGCTTTACGTTTGTACCAGTAATAATAATGGTTTCAACATCATTTGATTTTTTTGAGTTACTTTCTGCTGCCATGACTTGTGTTTGAACCAAGCATAGTGAGATTGCAACTGCTATTGGCTTAATTTTCATTGTATTTCTCCAATTCACCTTAGTACCTAATCTGGGTTTAATTAACTCACATTTGTTAATTAAAAGTTTAAATAATATTAAACAATCTTAGTTAAGCATTAAAAATAGTTGATTTCAACTCTTTTTGGGTATAATTTAGTATTTAATTTGAACGAAGGGTCTAAATATAAACCCAAAATGGTTATAAAGAGGAAATCAAATGAAACTTTCAACCTATCAGAACACAGCTAAAGAGATTTTAAAGATAAATGACTTTGGCGGTTACACAGTACCAACTAAAGGTTTATACCCGTTTCAATGGAATTGGGACTCCGCGATTACCGCATTAGGTTGGATGTACGTAGATGAAAAACGAGCCTGGAAAGAAATAGAAATGCTCATTGCAGGTCAGTGGCAAAACGGTATGTTACCTCATATTATTTTCCATCAA
The sequence above is a segment of the Catenovulum adriaticum genome. Coding sequences within it:
- a CDS encoding sulfatase-like hydrolase/transferase → MTKCLKQTMLLVIGWLGLTACSQNIMDEPSKEIQANKNKQPPNILWIITDDHRPDSIRAYNRAVYNQDESPLGYVESPNTDRLAAQGVMFTNAFANSPVCAPSRASMHSGRYPFRQSRLAFEMSHQGPDFVKPLVSQHLKSAGYGAAVFGKDDHYVFRWGPGQGFYNIDELFDTRVHFKHDIQKYDQGDIYVKAGYGKVDGKLVITGLTEVVKYADGTTRQYHVRRNNTDLTADDLAQIKQTDEEFDILRAYTRGSNKTIIGGVNPNPKNDTIDAKIVRELRHFLQNENQQYNTLAGHPRQGVDSSKPLFLNLGLHLPHTPVLPPKSIRERFSNKKYKLPEFDEAELNKLPLQLQKIYRAMKIDGITDEEKQQAIQDYYAFAAHGDELVGEAVNAFKDYSRKHNQDWVIIYTIGDHGWHLGENGIAGKTGPWQQSVANAVIMAASDKSLLPQGTVNQDLVEFVDFAPTMMSLAGINIGQAEFNYLDGQSLIEVANGKALKREYILGETSVVSGPRAYLHSKRFRFSMRTRPYYHAVPDSDIGKNIKWGLEADDTEVDMALYDLAKDPLERNNLAYDPEYKALAKWFRQKLGHIVLGDGRVEADWSQENHYVVSDFAKGADDKQLNIPQHLIPIWHSELP
- a CDS encoding ROK family transcriptional regulator, giving the protein MLSSDHIPLLRPAFELGKGKKLFQDNERDILKTVFWQQDTTQSSLVERTRIPQQTMSRLVKSLIGRNVLKNGEQIVGNRGKPAYILEFNGQFAYCIGVSVLLDAISIAILDFSGKVIASSLKPLQDMSIKTVLHESERLADKLITEHSLSADRLLGMGVGISGYFTSTDGKMNTHHKLEDWALVDISKLFSDYFKLPTWVVNDATAAAAGEGMAGVGRNYKNFVYLFISAAFGGGLISNGDILHGTHGNAGELGDMIPPKLYIHPNLEILKRILLKNGVEIDSIYNLQNTFDINWPGVEEWTYKVQDALDFVATACSAILDSQALIIGGHIPRELAEKLIPKIEIYAQFRRGTKRPLPEIVPSSVKQQPVAVGAATLPIRAICL
- a CDS encoding glycerate kinase type-2 family protein, which gives rise to MMHSDNKNLLQNLFKSAYQSCLAEQAMPTHLSTIEYSDKVCIIGAGKAAAEMAAAAHAYFGDACYGTVVTRYGYETEKDTGAIEVLTAGHPSPDENSLLAGKKLLNLVEQTPNNIPVVFLISGGGSALACVPVDGLEFSEKLAVHQFLVKSGASITEINTVRKHLSALKGGKLAAVCRSSMTSLILSDVVGDDMSVIASGPTVIDHTTPQQALDILTKYQYPVSGKLEQILSRGTRVDTKHLHNTQNVIIANANVAIDAAANQAHQLGIKTHILSYDIEGDAQQVAKAHAAIALEYKRKGERILLLSGGEMTVKAKNATGEGGPNQEYMLAMAMELDGISGICAISCDTDGVDGSKDVAGAFIDESTLTRASKQGLSPDSYLYNHDSYHFFDQLDDLIITGPTNTNVNDFRAIYVNGMAD
- a CDS encoding sodium:solute symporter family transporter produces the protein MNSIDYIVVVVYLVLLIGMGYCFKGQTSKDDYFLGGRTLSWQPLTLSVMATQLSAISFISAPAFVGLREGGGMIWLSYELGVPLAMILLLATIIPKLYRSGVISIYDYLEQRFSVSSRLLISLVFQLSRAFATGIMVYAVSVILQGTLGIEIWQSILLTGVITVLYSLQGGMKAVVYGDAIQLVLIILGTMICAGFGLYYLGGFDAFVDKLDPTRLTAIKADSWGISGDSFGLLPMIFGGVVLYASYYGCDQTQAQRSLAAKDEKNLKIMLLANGFARFPITLLYCFTGIVIGTLAFTTPEFMAQIPADNPDWMMPVFMLNYLPNGIIGLLVVAILAAAMSSLSSAINSLAAVTIEDYCRFTGKELTQSQYLSTAKYTSFFWGVITLTLSLYAGGIAPTIIEAINKVGSVFYGPILGVFLLAVVTKRIGAKAVNLALLSGVIGNLIVSIALPDVFWFWWNFIGLSITLIVSFAVTYLIPGMKLPVPEKSEYQHILTWKDSFMMLAAFVAMLAICFTLPLLV